In Zingiber officinale cultivar Zhangliang chromosome 6A, Zo_v1.1, whole genome shotgun sequence, a single genomic region encodes these proteins:
- the LOC121996370 gene encoding alpha-1,3-arabinosyltransferase XAT2-like isoform X1, translated as MKMREQAMKRRMETRKLALFLLLGLSLGVLTCFLAVSVFSANQQFSLTRRVWADQAEESGGHGSREGILPGIDQHTVDNATPAQLDGGADDNQGISSIADAISRLNEKSTSSKDTVTTAELVAEQKETQSRQIKEKKSLCDLSNWRTDVCEMTGDVRIHSNSSSILVLNSQATEESWQIKPYARKFDPSAMQHIKQVSVRSFSGGDGVVVPACTVNQTLVPAVVFVIGGYTGNYYHDYTDVLIPLFITTRHFNGDVQFIISTRNFWWVDKYKAILKQLSRHEIVYLDGDEQVRCHRRVIVGLHSHKPMSIDPERTPGGYSMLDFTKLMRVAYGLERDRPMWRAEEKPRMLLIQRKGTRQFTNLEEVARTAEAAGFAVQVAEAESMTRVAEFARVVNSCDVMAGLHGAGLTNFVYLPTGAVVVQVIPFGNLETISRGCFKNSSEDAGLRYLDYSVGVEESSLLEQYPRQHPVFTDPKSIHRQGWKKMGQVYLDHQDVKIDVDRFKPLLLVALDNLRQYTIED; from the exons ATGAAGATGAGAGaacaagccatgaagaggagaatggagaCCAGGAAGCTTGCCTTGTTCTTGCTGCTGGGACTCTCCCTTGGAGTCTTGACCTGCTTTCTTGCTGTCTCTGTGTTTTCAG CCAACCAACAATTTTCGCTGACCAGGAGAGTTTGGGCAGATCAAGCAGAAGAAA GCGGAGGACACGGCAGCAGGGAGGGAATTCTCCCAGGCATCGATCAACACACGGTAGACAATGCTACTCCTGCACAGTTAG ATGGTGGAGCTGATGACAACCAGGGAATCAGTTCAATTGCTGATGCTATTAGCCGATTAAATGAGAAGTCAACATCCTCAAAAGACACGGTAACGACTGCAGAGCTAG TTGCAGAACAAAAAGAAACACAGAGCAGACAGATTAAAGAGAAAAAGTCTCTTTGCGATCTTTCCAATTGGAGAACGGACGTCTGCGAAATGACCGGCGACGTTCGGATTCACAGCAATTCCTCCTCTATCCTTGTTCTAAATTCACAAGCAACGGAGGAGTCATGGCAGATCAAGCCTTACGCTCGCAAGTTCGACCCGTCTGCTATGCAGCACATCAAGCAAGTGTCCGTTCGATCGTTCAGCGGCGGCGACGGAGTCGTCGTCCCTGCTTGCACCGTCAACCAGACGTTGGTCCCCGCCGTCGTCTTCGTGATCGGAGGCTACACAGGCAACTACTACCACGACTACACGGACGTTCTGATTCCCCTGTTCATAACGACCCGGCACTTCAACGGCGACGTCCAATTCATCATCTCGACGCGCAATTTTTGGTGGGTGGACAAGTACAAGGCGATCCTGAAGCAGCTGTCGCGCCACGAGATCGTGTACTTGGACGGCGATGAGCAGGTACGCTGCCACCGCCGCGTCATCGTCGGCCTCCATAGCCACAAGCCCATGTCCATTGACCCCGAGAGGACGCCTGGCGGCTACTCTATGCTTGACTTCACAAAGCTCATGCGCGTCGCTTACGGCCTCGAGAGGGACCGACCGATGTGGCGAGCGGAAGAGAAGCCACGGATGCTGCTGATCCAGCGGAAAGGCACGCGGCAATTCACCAACTTAGAGGAGGTGGCGCGGACGGCGGAGGCGGCGGGGTTTGCAGTGCAGGTGGCGGAGGCGGAGTCGATGACGAGGGTGGCGGAGTTCGCGCGGGTGGTGAACTCGTGCGACGTCATGGCGGGGTTGCACGGCGCCGGGCTGACCAACTTTGTGTACCTTCCAACCGGCGCGGTGGTGGTGCAAGTGATCCCCTTCGGGAATCTGGAAACGATATCGCGGGGGTGCTTCAAGAACTCGTCGGAGGACGCAGGGCTGCGCTACCTCGACTACTCCGTCGGCGTGGAGGAGAGCAGCCTTTTAGAGCAGTATCCGAGGCAGCATCCGGTCTTCACCGACCCCAAGTCGATCCACCGGCAGGGATGGAAGAAGATGGGCCAAGTTTACTTGGACCACCAAGACGTGAAGATTGACGTCGACAGGTTTAAACCTCTTCTACTCGTAGCACTGGACAATCTCCGTCAATATACAATTGAAGATTAA
- the LOC121996370 gene encoding alpha-1,3-arabinosyltransferase XAT2-like isoform X2 codes for MKMREQAMKRRMETRKLALFLLLGLSLGVLTCFLAVSVFSANQQFSLTRRVWADQAEESGGHGSREGILPGIDQHTVDNATPAQLDGGADDNQGISSIADAISRLNEKSTSSKDTVTTAELEQKETQSRQIKEKKSLCDLSNWRTDVCEMTGDVRIHSNSSSILVLNSQATEESWQIKPYARKFDPSAMQHIKQVSVRSFSGGDGVVVPACTVNQTLVPAVVFVIGGYTGNYYHDYTDVLIPLFITTRHFNGDVQFIISTRNFWWVDKYKAILKQLSRHEIVYLDGDEQVRCHRRVIVGLHSHKPMSIDPERTPGGYSMLDFTKLMRVAYGLERDRPMWRAEEKPRMLLIQRKGTRQFTNLEEVARTAEAAGFAVQVAEAESMTRVAEFARVVNSCDVMAGLHGAGLTNFVYLPTGAVVVQVIPFGNLETISRGCFKNSSEDAGLRYLDYSVGVEESSLLEQYPRQHPVFTDPKSIHRQGWKKMGQVYLDHQDVKIDVDRFKPLLLVALDNLRQYTIED; via the exons ATGAAGATGAGAGaacaagccatgaagaggagaatggagaCCAGGAAGCTTGCCTTGTTCTTGCTGCTGGGACTCTCCCTTGGAGTCTTGACCTGCTTTCTTGCTGTCTCTGTGTTTTCAG CCAACCAACAATTTTCGCTGACCAGGAGAGTTTGGGCAGATCAAGCAGAAGAAA GCGGAGGACACGGCAGCAGGGAGGGAATTCTCCCAGGCATCGATCAACACACGGTAGACAATGCTACTCCTGCACAGTTAG ATGGTGGAGCTGATGACAACCAGGGAATCAGTTCAATTGCTGATGCTATTAGCCGATTAAATGAGAAGTCAACATCCTCAAAAGACACGGTAACGACTGCAGAGCTAG AACAAAAAGAAACACAGAGCAGACAGATTAAAGAGAAAAAGTCTCTTTGCGATCTTTCCAATTGGAGAACGGACGTCTGCGAAATGACCGGCGACGTTCGGATTCACAGCAATTCCTCCTCTATCCTTGTTCTAAATTCACAAGCAACGGAGGAGTCATGGCAGATCAAGCCTTACGCTCGCAAGTTCGACCCGTCTGCTATGCAGCACATCAAGCAAGTGTCCGTTCGATCGTTCAGCGGCGGCGACGGAGTCGTCGTCCCTGCTTGCACCGTCAACCAGACGTTGGTCCCCGCCGTCGTCTTCGTGATCGGAGGCTACACAGGCAACTACTACCACGACTACACGGACGTTCTGATTCCCCTGTTCATAACGACCCGGCACTTCAACGGCGACGTCCAATTCATCATCTCGACGCGCAATTTTTGGTGGGTGGACAAGTACAAGGCGATCCTGAAGCAGCTGTCGCGCCACGAGATCGTGTACTTGGACGGCGATGAGCAGGTACGCTGCCACCGCCGCGTCATCGTCGGCCTCCATAGCCACAAGCCCATGTCCATTGACCCCGAGAGGACGCCTGGCGGCTACTCTATGCTTGACTTCACAAAGCTCATGCGCGTCGCTTACGGCCTCGAGAGGGACCGACCGATGTGGCGAGCGGAAGAGAAGCCACGGATGCTGCTGATCCAGCGGAAAGGCACGCGGCAATTCACCAACTTAGAGGAGGTGGCGCGGACGGCGGAGGCGGCGGGGTTTGCAGTGCAGGTGGCGGAGGCGGAGTCGATGACGAGGGTGGCGGAGTTCGCGCGGGTGGTGAACTCGTGCGACGTCATGGCGGGGTTGCACGGCGCCGGGCTGACCAACTTTGTGTACCTTCCAACCGGCGCGGTGGTGGTGCAAGTGATCCCCTTCGGGAATCTGGAAACGATATCGCGGGGGTGCTTCAAGAACTCGTCGGAGGACGCAGGGCTGCGCTACCTCGACTACTCCGTCGGCGTGGAGGAGAGCAGCCTTTTAGAGCAGTATCCGAGGCAGCATCCGGTCTTCACCGACCCCAAGTCGATCCACCGGCAGGGATGGAAGAAGATGGGCCAAGTTTACTTGGACCACCAAGACGTGAAGATTGACGTCGACAGGTTTAAACCTCTTCTACTCGTAGCACTGGACAATCTCCGTCAATATACAATTGAAGATTAA